In one Nicotiana sylvestris chromosome 8, ASM39365v2, whole genome shotgun sequence genomic region, the following are encoded:
- the LOC104225528 gene encoding uncharacterized protein has product MATSGRETRRRRIVERGNDRLALITGRIPTLSSETESGSGPGSESRHSHTASCPPWISRDHLPSNQSSPVSISGSGASGPFLPDNDRGIEPGEHNESDGKSRTTPFMRKCESNIETSSAPALDLDGKEQLFPDSSPVNPPCLSASEGGQFFKLKSNYHNIFAPNKISSAIVASESIRLNFSLVAAILVLVSYNSHFFNVVIFFRPLLLLLLTNISIVIARLLVEEAGSQRNQKAANSIPTAGMVDQIGKALELGLLLQNIMNALFMDCSIYSITVVCGLSIIQKLGW; this is encoded by the exons ATGGCGACGAGCGGCAGAGAAACCCGACGGCGCCGTATTGTGGAACGAGGAAATGACCGATTAGCCCTTATCACCGGCAGGATCCCAACTCTATCATCAGAAACGGAATCGGGATCGGGACCGGGATCGGAATCTCGGCATTCTCACACCGCCTCTTGCCCTCCATGGATTTCTCGCGATCACCTCCCTTCCAATCAATCGTCTCCCG TTTCTATTAGTGGGAGTGGGGCTTCTGGACCATTTTTGCCCGATAATGACCGTGGAATTGAGCCTGGTGAGCATAATGAGTCTGATGGCAAAAGCAGAACAACTCCATTCATGCGAAAATGTGAGTCGAACATTGAAACCTCAAGTGCACCTGCCTTGGATCTTGATGGCAAAGAGCAGTTATTTCCGGATTCATCTCCTGTGAATCCTCCATGCCTTTCTGCTTCTGAGGGGGGTCAATTTTTTAAACTGAAGAGCAACTATCACAATATTTTCGCCCCAAATAAAATCAGTTCTGCAATTGTTGCTTCTGAGAGTATTCGCCTCAACTTTTCTCTTGTGGCTGCCATTTTGGTTCTTGTGTCCTATAACAGCCACTTCTTCAACGTGGTCATATTCTTTAGACCTCTTCTGCTGCTGTTGTTGACCAACATATCGATTGTTATTGCACGCCTTCTCGTAGAAGAAGCAGGGTCCCAAAGGAATCAAAAAGCGGCAAACAGTATCCCTACTGCTGGTATGGTTGATCAAATTGGGAAGGCTCTGGAGCTGGGATTGTTATTGCAAAACATTATGAATGCACTGTTCATGGATTGTAGTATCTACTCAATAACAGTCGTATGTGGCCTTTCAATAATCCAAAAGCTTGGCTGGTAA
- the LOC104225527 gene encoding uncharacterized protein — MRPLDEQETTQVFEKLHKFVGNNLKNIVENPSHEGPDNTPGRYCFRLQRNRVYYVSESLVKRATNIKRDNLIALGTQIGKFTKGGKFHLTVQCLGILAGHSRHKVWLKPTSEMSFLYGNNVLKGGVGRITESISEHDGVVVFSMSDVPLGFGVAAKSTQDCRKMDPNGIVVLHQADIGEYLRMEDEL, encoded by the coding sequence ATGAGACCCCTGGACGAGCAAGAAACGACACAAGTCTTCGAAAAGCTACACAAATTCGTGGGAAACAATCTGAAGAACATAGTCGAGAACCCATCTCACGAAGGACCCGACAACACTCCCGGTCGCTACTGCTTCCGTCTTCAGAGAAACAGAGTCTACTACGTATCAGAATCGCTGGTCAAACGAGCCACGAATATAAAGCGAGACAACTTAATTGCACTTGGAACCCAGATAGGAAAATTCACAAAAGGAGGTAAATTTCACCTGACTGTACAGTGCTTGGGTATATTGGCAGGTCACTCTAGGCACAAAGTGTGGTTAAAACCCACCTCTGAGATGAGTTTTTTGTACGGTAATAATGTATTGAAAGGTGGGGTTGGGAGGATTACTGAGAGCATTAGCGAACATGATGGAGTGGTGGTGTTTTCAATGTCGGATGTGCCTTTGGGTTTTGGGGTTGCGGCGAAGAGTACGCAAGATTGTAGGAAAATGGATCCAAATGGGATTGTAGTTCTTCATCAGGCTGATATTGGAGAGTATTTGAGGATGGAGGATGAGCTCTAA